One genomic region from Glaciimonas sp. PAMC28666 encodes:
- a CDS encoding 3-hydroxybutyrate dehydrogenase, with translation MSLKDKVALITGSASGIGKEIAIEYARAGAKVVIADLALDAATATANEINQSGGIAMAVAMNVTDEAQVDKGIADTVAAFGSIDVLISNAGIQIIAPIVDSTLDNWKKMLAIHLDGAFLTTRAAMREMIKAGTGGSIIYMGSVHSHEASPLKAPYVTAKHGLIGLAKVVAKEGAKNKIRANVICPGFVRTPLVERQIPEQARELGITEDQVVKNVMLKDTVDGEFTTVHDVAQTAIFLGGFESNALTGQSIVVSHGWFMQ, from the coding sequence ATGTCACTGAAAGATAAAGTCGCCCTAATTACGGGCTCAGCCAGCGGTATCGGCAAAGAAATCGCCATCGAATACGCACGTGCGGGAGCTAAAGTTGTCATCGCCGATCTGGCACTGGACGCAGCAACCGCCACCGCCAACGAAATCAACCAGTCCGGTGGTATTGCAATGGCAGTCGCGATGAACGTGACTGATGAGGCGCAAGTTGATAAAGGTATTGCCGATACGGTTGCCGCCTTTGGCAGCATTGACGTGCTAATCAGCAACGCTGGAATTCAGATCATTGCCCCTATTGTCGATTCGACGCTGGATAACTGGAAAAAAATGCTGGCGATTCATCTTGATGGCGCTTTTCTCACCACGCGCGCAGCTATGCGAGAAATGATTAAGGCGGGGACGGGCGGTTCGATCATTTATATGGGATCGGTGCACTCGCATGAAGCCTCGCCATTAAAAGCGCCTTACGTAACCGCCAAGCATGGATTAATCGGATTGGCAAAAGTGGTGGCGAAAGAAGGGGCGAAGAATAAAATTCGTGCCAACGTCATTTGCCCCGGCTTTGTCCGCACACCGTTAGTGGAGAGACAGATTCCAGAACAGGCCAGGGAATTGGGGATCACCGAAGATCAGGTCGTCAAGAACGTGATGTTGAAAGATACCGTCGATGGCGAATTCACCACGGTGCATGATGTCGCACAAACTGCGATATTTCTTGGCGGTTTCGAGTCAAATGCACTGACCGGACAGTCGATAGTCGTTAGTCATGGCTGGTTTATGCAGTAA
- a CDS encoding cytochrome P450, translated as MQTIEDIPGPRGLPVLSNLLQLKPSLTYRLLCDWADHYGSIYAFRIASRRNVTISDATLIDDFLRDRPEKFRRRSAYFSS; from the coding sequence ATGCAGACAATTGAAGATATCCCCGGTCCTCGCGGCCTTCCTGTGCTTAGTAACCTTCTGCAATTAAAGCCTTCCCTTACTTATCGGCTTCTTTGTGACTGGGCTGATCACTACGGTTCCATTTACGCCTTCCGTATCGCCAGTCGGCGGAATGTAACCATTTCTGATGCTACGTTAATTGACGATTTTTTACGCGATCGCCCCGAGAAATTCAGACGCAGAAGCGCATATTTTTCATCCTGA
- a CDS encoding pilus assembly protein TadG-related protein yields the protein MGSAVWRISKPAHQYRSSLYSVARQRGAVLPIAIFFAAVLCLGLFAVYNMAQVTSEKRQLTNAADAIAYSTANVAAEGLNYTSYTNRAMIANYQAVGQMTAMWSNMTMSDEYWKNNSVVMKAVAALVKFIPYIGTGLSGVLNAVSKFSTYWDKIVDGVRVTSQVLANVGTATTSLTNYAIFASQQVHLATTASAMIAMQSNLLAANAPQAEYIPQTIAYQIGKSMVDFGSMIKLHQPPRKFLGDTAMKTDVPNSTGIKHNMVHSLMMDEMFGYTSNMAGRRLFPNAVGLWTVDGCNLSAINGILTGLSTNGLEQIIPALAGNTAADVIGPVIEAFMNTVGIIASPIMCLYERTGGSRVIQMQDGTYAWSNVDIMEINPHLFNIHIPMAGAVTLSKVGRQGLDKNQEIPDDLKKFVDVVNGNDAWKKSFWGEAVAIDDCMYFTLPTGGVYAPRLGGACASLNAGVAKKYYDRGVMNIASASADRAMKGQPQIANATEAISDAATATLEPVIETVGSSINSTSSASSVVNLPDANAGNTTGVLGGAPAGLPASGSALNAPTPGSGDPEVGIASGLAQQAANFENLSHQGTNVSSAISNVLGNGFTLPNMSFTDPVNAPDAFTQFILKALGLSDLIDVLGMRTSRGTETLFQKPGMGGVIAADMGLPAERFGFWEMRNANLGNYRVQNADRANGDSSNIFLASKEIQNNALKDIGPSFVVALQETADKLPLRSESKFNLGRVPLNDYDAETKQSYLKAIGKARVYYRAPLERWTSRMQVVSHANLTLPYWNARLEGLNYPEKSLFFLID from the coding sequence ATGGGGAGCGCCGTTTGGCGCATTAGCAAACCCGCGCACCAATATCGCTCTTCCCTCTACTCCGTCGCGCGTCAGCGTGGTGCGGTCCTGCCAATTGCCATATTCTTTGCCGCCGTATTGTGTCTCGGATTATTTGCGGTCTACAACATGGCACAAGTAACCAGCGAAAAACGCCAGCTTACCAACGCCGCCGACGCGATTGCATATAGCACCGCAAATGTCGCCGCCGAAGGCCTCAACTACACCTCTTACACCAACCGCGCAATGATCGCCAACTATCAGGCGGTCGGTCAAATGACGGCGATGTGGTCGAATATGACCATGTCGGACGAGTACTGGAAAAACAACTCAGTGGTGATGAAAGCGGTTGCCGCGCTGGTGAAATTTATCCCGTATATCGGCACCGGCCTGTCTGGCGTTCTCAATGCGGTCAGTAAGTTCTCTACCTATTGGGACAAAATTGTTGATGGGGTACGCGTGACCAGTCAGGTATTGGCCAACGTTGGCACCGCCACCACTTCGCTGACCAATTACGCGATTTTTGCATCGCAACAGGTACACCTCGCCACCACTGCCTCGGCCATGATCGCAATGCAGAGTAACTTGCTGGCCGCGAATGCACCCCAGGCAGAATACATACCCCAGACGATCGCCTACCAGATTGGGAAAAGCATGGTTGACTTCGGCAGCATGATCAAACTGCATCAACCACCGCGTAAATTTTTAGGCGATACCGCGATGAAGACCGATGTCCCGAACAGTACCGGGATTAAGCACAATATGGTGCATAGCCTGATGATGGACGAGATGTTTGGCTATACCAGCAATATGGCTGGGCGTCGGCTGTTTCCCAATGCGGTCGGGCTTTGGACGGTGGATGGCTGCAACCTGAGTGCCATCAACGGAATATTGACCGGGTTGTCGACCAATGGCCTCGAACAAATCATCCCTGCTCTGGCTGGCAATACTGCTGCGGATGTGATCGGCCCCGTCATCGAGGCCTTCATGAACACAGTCGGGATCATCGCTAGTCCGATTATGTGTCTGTATGAACGTACCGGCGGCTCACGTGTGATCCAGATGCAGGACGGCACCTACGCATGGAGCAACGTCGATATCATGGAAATTAATCCGCATCTGTTTAACATTCATATTCCGATGGCAGGCGCAGTGACGCTGTCCAAAGTTGGTCGTCAGGGGCTGGACAAAAATCAGGAGATACCTGATGACTTGAAAAAATTTGTGGATGTGGTGAATGGCAACGACGCCTGGAAAAAATCCTTTTGGGGCGAAGCGGTCGCCATTGACGACTGCATGTATTTCACCCTACCAACGGGGGGCGTGTACGCACCCCGTCTCGGCGGTGCCTGTGCATCACTGAATGCCGGTGTGGCGAAAAAATATTACGATCGCGGCGTCATGAATATCGCCAGCGCTTCCGCTGACCGTGCAATGAAAGGCCAGCCCCAGATTGCGAATGCCACCGAGGCCATCAGCGATGCCGCTACCGCCACTTTGGAGCCAGTAATAGAGACGGTCGGCAGCAGCATCAACTCGACCAGCTCGGCGTCATCCGTAGTCAATTTACCGGACGCCAATGCCGGCAACACTACCGGCGTATTGGGTGGTGCACCCGCCGGCCTTCCGGCATCCGGTTCGGCGCTGAACGCGCCCACCCCCGGCAGCGGCGATCCCGAGGTGGGCATTGCGAGCGGCCTGGCGCAACAGGCTGCCAATTTTGAGAACCTTTCGCACCAGGGTACCAACGTTTCGTCTGCGATATCCAATGTTCTCGGAAATGGCTTTACTTTACCCAATATGTCGTTTACCGATCCCGTCAACGCACCAGACGCATTTACGCAATTTATTCTAAAAGCATTGGGCTTGAGCGACCTGATCGATGTTCTGGGAATGCGGACCTCACGCGGCACCGAAACGTTATTTCAAAAGCCGGGTATGGGTGGCGTGATTGCCGCGGATATGGGGTTACCGGCCGAACGCTTCGGCTTCTGGGAAATGCGTAACGCGAACCTGGGCAACTACCGTGTTCAAAACGCAGACCGGGCTAACGGCGACAGCAGCAATATATTTTTGGCGAGTAAAGAAATTCAAAACAATGCCCTAAAAGATATTGGTCCATCCTTTGTGGTGGCGTTGCAGGAAACGGCAGACAAACTACCGCTGCGCTCAGAAAGCAAATTCAACCTTGGACGCGTGCCGTTGAACGATTATGACGCTGAGACCAAACAGAGCTACCTGAAAGCGATCGGCAAGGCCCGAGTTTATTACCGCGCACCGTTGGAGCGCTGGACCTCCCGTATGCAGGTTGTGTCACACGCTAACCTCACACTGCCGTACTGGAATGCAAGGCTGGAAGGGTTGAACTATCCGGAAAAATCCCTCTTCTTCCTGATCGATTGA
- a CDS encoding dUTP diphosphatase, with amino-acid sequence MKKISVEQAETILTLQDNINRKVDDHWLNSGYPYLRGVLVEAVEALDHYGWKWWSSAPRDLSQVQIELIDILHFSLSDLISECGGNLITATSVLLSRSDPELDECYFDGRAYAIADCDVPKLLELIAGVAGSGRNELPLLEVTFRACGLNWDQITVLYIAKHVLNVFRQNHGYKDGCYTKIWGDKEDNIHLVEIVSYLDPAAANFSMQIYGLLNERYAFYALARQPIICVKSVHADN; translated from the coding sequence GTGAAAAAAATCAGTGTCGAACAAGCAGAAACCATTCTGACGTTGCAGGATAATATCAATCGGAAGGTAGACGACCATTGGTTGAATTCGGGATACCCCTATTTGCGCGGAGTACTGGTTGAGGCCGTGGAAGCACTGGATCACTACGGATGGAAATGGTGGAGTTCCGCACCGAGAGACTTATCTCAGGTACAGATCGAGCTCATTGATATTTTGCACTTTAGCCTGTCCGATCTGATCAGTGAATGTGGCGGCAATTTGATCACTGCCACAAGTGTTCTCTTAAGTCGCTCCGATCCTGAGCTGGATGAATGTTATTTCGATGGCAGAGCGTATGCAATTGCGGACTGTGACGTTCCAAAGCTTCTGGAGCTGATCGCCGGTGTTGCGGGTAGCGGTCGCAATGAACTACCTTTGCTTGAGGTCACGTTTCGTGCGTGTGGTCTGAACTGGGATCAGATCACGGTTCTTTACATTGCGAAACACGTTTTAAATGTGTTTCGCCAGAATCATGGCTACAAAGACGGCTGCTATACCAAAATATGGGGTGACAAAGAAGATAACATCCATCTGGTTGAAATTGTGTCCTATCTCGATCCCGCTGCAGCCAATTTTTCAATGCAAATCTACGGCCTCCTCAATGAACGTTATGCTTTTTATGCGTTAGCGCGGCAACCTATCATTTGTGTAAAAAGCGTGCATGCAGACAATTGA
- a CDS encoding PQQ-binding-like beta-propeller repeat protein, whose product MHLFTKKNSIARLLPLAIGLIALSNLACAVEPNVIWEHKPDNRPQFYSLLVDTQGDLYARLLSNPIPPAAPVNGVLAFRNVNNAFQEKWLKQYVELEGSKKAAYFNLLLNGDTLVATSQDNGNLLFVERDKGTLLKTVDTGLSDHRLSERDVAASQWSFSKPDEMLYFNGCFADSADPKLLRPTLVGVGFDDSEIKWKKPLAKYRRCGEWGASSYFRPFPSTIDSHGVLHMTQRGTDTSKVPQGYIYSAESNGDALASATFSLAPHQPVMGYDGTLYFLASTNRAQEGTDYTLYASDTDQQPLRSLHTFQINAPVTDPMLPEPIISGSAIYFVDSADKKSWAITKLILDPLETSPAWTFTLPEGDSITSTPAISAAGTLYMGTEKTLYAIDSKTGLEKWSTNKYGVTRQLSIGLNGTLYAIACGNSCIVAIEGDGTPLSNGPWPKFRGDLGNTGQVSSNTEEYPAKLPIEAKIFASHATVKGLQTLTLDGSGSYSDAVGGLKYGWRQTKGPLLKTPIIGASHTRAMIEIPPVSRTAIFSFTLEVSDRDHRKASSAVEVIAHPAAELTPPKFDVFTSARKLADSEDYIVVGGKRVRLTAHLSPLNTLGDPMTYRWIEITKGYKAGLARDRLRDDEVRATIPRVNADTTFTFEFVATNSAGTNRKIVNIRATP is encoded by the coding sequence ATGCATTTATTTACCAAAAAAAATTCTATCGCCCGCCTGTTGCCTTTGGCGATAGGCCTGATCGCCCTGTCAAACCTTGCATGTGCCGTCGAGCCAAATGTGATTTGGGAGCACAAGCCAGATAACCGTCCACAATTTTACAGCCTGCTAGTGGATACGCAGGGCGATCTTTACGCTCGCCTGCTGAGCAATCCGATACCTCCTGCTGCTCCGGTCAATGGCGTACTCGCCTTTCGTAATGTCAATAATGCGTTTCAGGAAAAATGGCTGAAGCAATATGTTGAGCTTGAGGGATCTAAAAAGGCCGCCTACTTTAATCTACTCCTTAACGGTGATACGCTCGTCGCGACATCACAAGACAATGGCAATTTGCTTTTTGTTGAACGAGACAAGGGCACCCTTTTAAAAACCGTAGACACGGGATTGTCGGACCACCGACTGAGCGAGCGTGACGTTGCGGCATCCCAATGGTCTTTCAGCAAGCCAGATGAAATGCTCTATTTCAATGGATGTTTTGCCGATTCAGCGGATCCGAAATTGTTACGCCCTACGCTGGTAGGAGTGGGGTTCGATGATAGTGAGATTAAGTGGAAAAAGCCGCTTGCTAAATACCGTCGTTGCGGAGAGTGGGGCGCGAGCAGCTATTTTCGACCTTTTCCTTCAACGATAGACTCTCATGGCGTATTGCACATGACGCAGCGAGGTACCGATACATCAAAAGTGCCGCAAGGATATATCTATTCCGCCGAATCCAATGGTGACGCATTAGCGAGCGCCACATTTTCTTTGGCGCCCCATCAGCCTGTGATGGGCTACGATGGCACTCTATATTTTCTTGCTTCCACAAACCGGGCGCAGGAAGGAACTGACTATACGTTATATGCATCAGATACTGATCAGCAACCACTGCGATCACTTCATACCTTTCAAATTAATGCGCCTGTTACCGATCCAATGCTGCCTGAGCCTATCATCTCAGGCTCCGCGATTTATTTTGTTGATTCAGCGGACAAAAAGAGTTGGGCTATTACTAAGCTCATTCTCGACCCTTTGGAGACCTCCCCCGCTTGGACCTTTACCTTGCCAGAAGGGGATTCAATTACAAGCACGCCCGCTATCAGCGCCGCAGGCACTTTATATATGGGAACGGAAAAGACACTTTACGCAATCGACTCCAAAACGGGTCTCGAAAAATGGAGTACAAATAAGTATGGCGTAACGCGACAGTTGTCGATAGGCTTAAACGGAACGCTTTACGCAATTGCTTGTGGAAACAGCTGCATTGTTGCGATAGAAGGTGATGGAACACCTTTGTCTAATGGCCCCTGGCCGAAATTTCGTGGTGATCTGGGTAACACAGGGCAGGTCTCAAGCAACACTGAGGAATATCCCGCCAAGCTTCCAATCGAGGCCAAAATATTCGCCTCGCACGCGACGGTGAAAGGACTTCAAACGCTGACGTTAGACGGTAGCGGATCATACAGTGATGCGGTGGGTGGACTGAAATACGGTTGGAGACAAACAAAAGGTCCGCTACTTAAGACACCCATCATTGGCGCTTCGCACACCCGCGCCATGATAGAAATTCCCCCCGTCTCACGTACCGCAATCTTTAGCTTTACGCTTGAGGTCAGTGATAGGGATCATCGTAAGGCTAGCAGCGCGGTTGAAGTGATAGCGCATCCTGCAGCCGAACTAACGCCCCCAAAGTTTGATGTCTTCACTTCAGCGCGCAAGTTAGCGGATTCTGAGGACTATATTGTTGTCGGAGGCAAGCGAGTCAGACTAACCGCGCATTTGTCACCTCTCAATACGCTGGGAGATCCTATGACATATCGCTGGATAGAAATTACCAAGGGCTACAAAGCCGGTCTCGCGAGGGACCGCCTGCGCGACGACGAAGTAAGGGCAACTATCCCACGCGTAAATGCTGATACGACTTTTACGTTTGAGTTCGTTGCAACTAACAGTGCTGGAACTAACCGCAAAATAGTGAACATCAGGGCCACACCCTGA
- a CDS encoding alpha/beta fold hydrolase, with translation MAGLFGAISLGVHAAPDYGQELQGFPSPYPLQHYAFASQGANLQMGYMDVAPVTKPNGRTVVLMHGKNFCGATWEATIKALSVAGYRVVAPDQIGFCTSTKPEHYQYTFQQLAINTHGLLDQLGITQATIVGHSTGGMLATRYALMYPAQVDQLVMVNPIGLEDWKALGVPYRTVDQWNERELRMTADGIRQYELTTYYVGRWKPEYQRWVDMLSGLNQGPGKKLVAWNSALIYDMIFTQPVVYEFKNLKMPTLLMIGEADTTAIGSDIAPPDVKAVIGHYSVLGKQVAKLIPNATLVEFPDFGHAPQMEDPKNFHKILLQWLASK, from the coding sequence ATGGCGGGCCTTTTTGGTGCGATATCACTAGGCGTGCATGCCGCGCCCGATTATGGGCAGGAGCTTCAAGGCTTTCCCAGCCCCTATCCTTTGCAGCATTACGCCTTTGCATCACAGGGAGCCAATTTGCAAATGGGCTATATGGATGTTGCGCCCGTCACCAAACCGAACGGCCGTACCGTTGTTTTAATGCATGGTAAAAATTTTTGTGGCGCAACTTGGGAAGCGACTATAAAGGCGCTGAGCGTTGCTGGGTATCGCGTCGTGGCACCTGATCAAATCGGTTTTTGTACGTCGACCAAGCCGGAGCATTATCAATACACCTTTCAGCAACTTGCCATTAATACTCATGGACTGCTGGATCAGTTAGGGATAACGCAGGCCACAATTGTCGGTCATTCCACGGGAGGCATGCTGGCTACCCGATACGCTTTAATGTATCCCGCGCAGGTCGATCAGTTGGTAATGGTGAATCCGATTGGCCTTGAGGATTGGAAAGCGCTAGGCGTTCCTTACCGAACCGTAGATCAATGGAATGAGCGCGAACTCAGGATGACCGCGGATGGCATTCGACAGTATGAGTTGACTACGTATTACGTCGGGCGATGGAAGCCTGAGTACCAGCGCTGGGTAGATATGCTTTCCGGACTGAATCAAGGTCCTGGAAAAAAATTGGTAGCGTGGAACTCTGCGCTCATCTACGACATGATCTTTACGCAGCCAGTTGTGTATGAATTTAAAAATTTAAAAATGCCGACGCTGCTGATGATCGGGGAGGCCGATACGACTGCCATTGGTAGTGATATCGCCCCACCGGACGTAAAAGCTGTAATTGGTCATTATTCTGTGCTCGGAAAACAAGTCGCTAAATTGATACCAAACGCAACGTTGGTGGAATTTCCGGATTTCGGACACGCTCCGCAGATGGAAGACCCGAAAAATTTCCACAAAATCTTATTGCAATGGCTGGCAAGTAAATGA
- a CDS encoding acetoacetate decarboxylase, which translates to MTEDDIRRNAFAMPFHNPAFPPGPYRFVDREFLIITYRTDPEALKKIIPAPLQFVEPIVKFEFIKMPDSTGFGHYYESGQVIPVTLDGIAGGYVHSMYLNDQPPIAGGRELWGFPKKMGEPQLKVHKDTMVGTLSYSDIQIAVGTMGYKHLPLDAEVIKKSLEAPTFLLKIIPHVDGTPRICEIVQYSLTDVTIKGAWSGPGALDLRPHALAPIADLPVLEVLSAVHIMSDLTLPHGTVVYDYLATSK; encoded by the coding sequence ATGACCGAAGACGATATACGCCGTAATGCATTTGCCATGCCTTTTCATAATCCTGCATTTCCTCCCGGGCCTTACCGTTTCGTTGATCGTGAATTTCTGATCATCACCTATCGCACCGACCCTGAAGCGCTGAAGAAAATCATTCCGGCGCCGCTCCAGTTCGTTGAACCTATCGTTAAGTTTGAATTTATCAAAATGCCGGATTCAACCGGGTTTGGGCATTATTATGAATCAGGACAAGTGATTCCTGTGACGCTGGATGGCATCGCCGGAGGCTACGTTCACAGCATGTATCTGAATGACCAGCCACCGATTGCCGGTGGTCGGGAACTGTGGGGCTTTCCAAAAAAGATGGGGGAGCCGCAATTAAAAGTACACAAAGATACGATGGTCGGTACTTTGTCCTATAGCGACATACAAATTGCAGTCGGAACCATGGGGTACAAGCACCTCCCGCTCGACGCCGAAGTCATCAAAAAGTCGCTCGAAGCGCCAACCTTTTTACTAAAAATTATTCCTCATGTCGATGGGACCCCGCGTATCTGCGAAATCGTCCAGTACAGTCTGACCGACGTCACCATCAAAGGCGCCTGGAGCGGCCCTGGCGCGCTTGATTTGCGCCCCCATGCATTGGCACCGATAGCCGATTTGCCGGTGCTTGAGGTACTCTCTGCAGTCCATATTATGTCCGATCTCACGTTGCCGCATGGCACGGTTGTTTATGATTATCTCGCTACTTCAAAGTAA
- a CDS encoding Flp family type IVb pilin, with translation MAALSISKFRHIKNIKSALRQRGQGMSEYIIIVALIAVVSIGVFAAFGSTIRHQVAGMAAELSGNDGQTEITAAGTSATLAATKAAQQRTMKDYGSDNR, from the coding sequence ATGGCTGCCCTTTCAATATCCAAATTCCGACACATTAAAAATATTAAATCGGCATTGCGCCAACGTGGGCAAGGAATGTCGGAGTACATCATTATCGTGGCCTTGATTGCCGTCGTCAGTATCGGCGTTTTTGCGGCCTTCGGAAGCACCATTCGTCATCAGGTTGCAGGTATGGCAGCGGAACTATCTGGAAACGACGGCCAGACCGAGATTACGGCAGCTGGCACGTCTGCAACGCTAGCGGCCACCAAAGCCGCTCAGCAGCGCACCATGAAGGATTATGGGTCGGATAACCGTTAA
- a CDS encoding cytochrome P450: MTIFYAIAPRNSDAEAHIFHPERWRGNSSSEYNSHNSKAFLPFGAGLRYCPGQRLAMLEIMMALAMLAKNFTVRSVPGLLPTQEHCAFTLCPTHVVVGLHRRQ, translated from the coding sequence TTGACGATTTTTTACGCGATCGCCCCGAGAAATTCAGACGCAGAAGCGCATATTTTTCATCCTGAACGCTGGCGTGGTAATTCATCTTCTGAATATAATTCCCATAATTCGAAAGCTTTTTTACCATTTGGAGCGGGCTTGCGCTATTGCCCGGGCCAGCGCTTGGCCATGTTGGAAATTATGATGGCGTTGGCGATGCTGGCTAAAAATTTTACGGTCAGATCTGTGCCCGGTCTATTGCCAACGCAAGAACATTGCGCGTTCACTTTGTGTCCGACCCATGTGGTCGTCGGCTTGCACCGGCGTCAGTGA